Sequence from the Ancalomicrobiaceae bacterium S20 genome:
TGCCTGGATCGTTTGTAACGATCCGACCGTCGGGCCGATCGCGCAGTTCAAACCGAGTTTCGTCTATTTCGCCGAGAGTTCGCAGCGCCACAAACCGTCGTTGCTGACGTTGCGGGGCGTGTCGAACGATCCCGCGTCCGATCTCGCCTACGCCGTCAACGTGCGGCGCGCCGCCGGTGTGATCGCCAGTGAGACGATCCTCTCGGATGACATCTGCAGCTTGCTCGGAATTTGGCACCACAAGACGGTGCTGATCGATCCGCTGTTGCCGGAGGCTGGGGTGGGCGTCGCTTCGCTGCCGCAGCGTGCCCTCGATGCCGAGGCGAGGGCGCGGGTGTCGGTGCTCCTGCATACGCTGGACCGCCAGGATCTTGCCGTGCTTGCCGAAGCGATCGGCGCGCTTTCCGAACGCGGCGTGCCGATTGATTGGCGTTTTGCCGTCGACAGATCGGTGATTGCCGCGTCGGCGCCGCATCTGGCGACCTTTGTCGACTGGATGCGGCCGCTCGGTATCGTACCCCCTTCCGATGATCTGATCGTCGGCCTTCATTCCGTCTCGGATCTGCGCCGCTTTGTGGCCGAGAGCGAGGCGATCGTGTCGTTCGATGCGACGCCCGGCGAAGACGAGGCGCTCTTGCTTGCCGCGGCAGTCGGGCGGGTTTCGGTCGTGCCGGATCTGCCGCATCGACACGCGGTGGCGACAGGTTTCGGTGCGCGGGTGTCAACCTATCAGTACGGACACTGCAGCAGCTTGGTGTCGGCCATTGCCGACGCGCTCGCGCACGGCCGATCGCACGGCAGCGCTGCCGCGCGGGCCGTTTACCGCTCCGAAGAGCGGCGCGGCGGCATGCAAGCGTTGTTGGGTCGAATCGTTGAATTCGAAAACCTGGACCGGGACATCCATGTCTGAGCGAACGAAGGACTCCGACGGCAGGCGGTTTTCGATCGGCCTCTGGTCGGAAATCCCGGCAGGCGGCCGGTGGGCCAACGAAGGCATCAGCCGGATGCTCGGCTTCCTGATCGAGGGCGCAGCCAAGACGCACAAGTATAAGTTTTGCGTGTGTGTGTCCAACGGGCTTGGACGCGTCGTCCGCGACGACTTTAGTGCGCTCGCGGCTGTCGAATACATCGATTGGGAGGTGTTCGAGACGCCGGATCGTGTGGCGCTGCAAACGACTACCGAGCAGCGAGACCTGATTTCCAAGTTCGGGCTCGTCGATGGCCTGGTGCAGCAGGCTCTCTACGCGAACCAGTCGGTGCCGGTGGACGCCTGGATCATTCCACATCCGCATTTCACCACGGCCGTACTGCTGGATAAGCCCCGGGCGACGCTCGTCGCCGACGCCATCCCGTTCGATTTCTCGGTCGCTTGGCGGGGCACGCACTACTTTGGCGACAATGGGCATTGGACCCGCTGGCAGCGCAACGTCAGCGCGGCGCTCGCAACCTCCGACGTCGTCGTCACCCATTCGATGCACAATGCGCTGAAGGCGCTGATCGAGCTTCTGAACTGCCCGCCAGAGCGTCTGATCATTCTTCCGAATGCGGCGGTCGATATCATCGAGAGCCTGCCGTGGCTCAAGGAGCGTAGGCGCACGACGGAGACTCGGCTACGGGCCCATGCCATCGTGCGGGAGTATTTCCATCAGCATGGTCCGGCCTATTTGGCCGATTTCCCGTTCGAGGAACACGACTATTTGGTCATTTCCACCCGCGATCGACCGCAGAAGAACATCGTCAAGATCGTCGAGGCAGTGGCCACGCTCAATCGGAAGAAGAACCGGAACCTCAAGATCATCACGACGGCTCATATCGAGCATGGTGAATGGACGCGGCTGCCGGACTTCATTTCGGGCGAGCGTTATCATCTCGATTTCATTTCGACGCCCGATCTTCCTCGAGACGTTCATGCCGCGCTCTATCATGGGTCGGTGATGTCGATCCATTCGTCCTTCTTCGAGGGCGGCACGGGCGGCTTTCCCTTCTTCGAGTCGAACAGCGTCGGCGTGCCCGGGGCGCAGGCGTTCGGGCCGCATGTCGACGAATTGCTCGACTACATGCCGACCATTCGTCCGTACTGCTTCGACCCCTATGACACCAACGATGTCATCCGCGCGATCGAGCTGGTGTTGGATCATCGCGAAGAGGCGCTGCAGATCCAGAGTGAGGCCTATCAGCGACACAGTTCGGTTTACGACTGGACGCATGTCGTGAATGCCTGGGGGCGGGCGTTGTTCGGCGAGACCGCGGCGGGGCCGTTCTTCGCCGGCCCGACCGCGGGTATTTTCGGCGCCTATTCGTTCGCTGAGGAGATGGCACGGCAGAAGGCTGACGGTGCTGCGCTCGAGCCGGACAGGTTCAACGGGAATGCCGCCTGATCGAGGTCATCGGCCCGGCCTGCGGTGCTCGGCCGACGTGCATGCCGGCGAGATTGGAACTCGGGAGCGTCGGCGTTCGGCTGCGTCGATGCTGACACTGGACTTTGGCCCACCGGGAGACGGTAGGATATGATCGAGACGCTTGCTACCCCGGCCTTCGCAAAGGTTGACGACCAGTCGGCGCGGATTCGCTCCATGGCGCTGGAGATCGAAGCGCTGAAGCGTCAGGTGGCGCTGCTCCGTCAGCGCGACGAAGAGGAAGGCGCGCATGCGCAGTCGATTGAGGCGCTGGACCTCGCCGAAGCGCTGGTCGTGAACGGCGGGACCCAACGGGTTCCTGCCCATTTCGAAGTGCCGGCCCAAGCCAATGACGCCGTGTTTTACGGACCCTATGCGACCCTCAAAGAAGGGCTCTACCGTCTTTCACTCGATGTAGAGCCGGTGGAGACGGTCGCGGTCGACAATCATCTGGGGCTCGGCGTCGAGGTCTGCTACGGCGATGTCGTGTTCGCCCGCAAGCTTTTCCGCATGAAGCGCGATCCGCAGCAGGATCTCTACTTCGTCATCACCAAGGAGCAGGCCGACCTCGCCCCCGGTCAAGGGTTCGAGTTCCGCATGTTCTCTTCGGGTCTGCTCAGCTTCCGCGTCAGCCGGCTGTCGTGCCGCCGGATTGGTAACGTCCGCGAGGAGGCTTCGGGCCCGCTGGAGTTCTTCGACATCATGTGGTCGCAAGGCAAGCGCGGCGTGCACAATGGGCGGGACCTGTTGGCCCGGTCGGACAGCTCCGGACACGTGATCTACGGTCCTTACACCAAGGTGCCGGCCGGCCGTTACAATGCGGTCATTCGCGGCCGTGCGACGTCGTCCTCGGGCACCGATGCGGTGGTCGTCGACGTCCATTGCACGGCAGGCGAACTGGCCAACCAGTCGTTCGCGATCGAAGCGGGCGCATTCGCGCTGGAACTGCCGTTTACGATTGCTCCGGCAGCCTCGCTCGAGGCGTTGCCGTCACGGATCGAAATCAGGCTGGAAAAGCGCGAAGGTCTCGAGCTGCAGATTGCAGCTGTCGACTTGGTTCGTGCGGGCTGATCGGCGTCGAGGCCGCGTTGCATGGCCTCGACCGCCTACCCGGTCGGTACCAGAGTCCCTCGATCCGATCCGTCGCGTGTCTCGGTGCACCCCGGGGCGGCGAACGGACGTTGTCGGGCGTTATGGGCGGATGCGACGACGAGCGCGTTGTCGCCGCCGTCAGCCGTAGCATTCGAATTCGTCGCAAATGGCGAACATGGCCTCGATGACGGCGGTGTCGTCCGTCCCCGCCGGCGCGGCGTCGCAATAGGTCGCCCGTGCGATCCCCATCAGTCGGCACCCTTCAGCGATGGAGATGCCGCGAGGCCGGTGATGACGGATGTCGTCGCGCTTCTCGGCCGGGGTGCGTTTTACAGAGCCCCCTTTTGAAATTCCAGCTCCAGAGCCTGTTTGCCGACCAGGCGCTCCAGAGCAGCGATCCGAGCTTCATATTGCTGCAGAAGACCGGCTGCGGCGACGTCTTCATCAAATTCGCCGGCTTCGAATTTCCTGACCCAGACGCGGATCAGGTTCCAGCAGATGTCGTGCCTCTGGGAGAGGCCGTAGAGCGTCTCGCCGCCCAGAAACTCCTGGGCGACCTGCCGTTTGAACTCAATGCTGTGCGTGCGGTGCTTGGCCATGGGCTTTCATCCTTCGAAAGCCCGGCGAGGTGTCAATTCCGAAAGCCTGCCTGTCCGGGCCCAGGGGGCCACTCCACTGTCGGGCGCACTTTCGTCACGCCACACGTCAGTCGAGGTGGATTGCGGGCGGTCACGTGCCCATGATACGACTTTGATAGACATCATAAATTCGAAAGTGACCCATGTTCCGTCAACTCGCGTCGGGTCTGTCATTCTTGAGGGACGTTTCCGCGAGGCTCGGACTGGCTGCGAAGATCGACGGGGCCAGGCGTGCCGATCGGGCTGTAAAACGCCGCCGCGGATGGCCCGGCGCCGTGGACGAGGCTCTCCTTCGACTGGACGCGACCGCCGAGGTGACGGCGGAGCGGGTTGCTCGCCAATCGACTGCACTTGATCAGCACACGGCGGTGCTTCTCGCCGCACATGATGCGCGAGCAGCGGAGTTCGACCTTCTCCATGCGCACCTCAATGCGGTGAAGCACCGGGTCGATGGTCTGGTGCACCAGGTTGAGGAGCAATTCCGGACGCTTCGGGGAGCGATCGACTCTCGGGCATCTGAACTGAACGCGACGGTTGGTCAGCAGGTCGCCTCCGTCCGCGGTGCGGTCGATGAGACCGGAGCCGCTTTGCTCGCCGGCGAAGTCGAGGCCGCGAAGATGAGGTTCGACCTCCGCGCCCGCATCGATGGTGTCGGCGCCAGCATAGCGCGGCCGAAGGCCGTGGAGGTGATCCTGTCGAACGATCGGGAAGTACTTATACGAAATGGCGACTGTTTCTTCCTCTTCCCGTCGACGCAATTGAACCACGCAGTGTCCTATCTCCATCCTGAGTTCGATCTCGGGATGCGCCGCTTTGTCGAGATGAATGTCTCGCCTGGAGCCTGTTTCATCGACATCGGCGCGAATGTCGGAACCATGAGCGCCGTCGCTGCGCGCCGGATCGGGGCCACCGGGCGGATCGTGACCGTCGAGCCGATTCCCGAGTTCGAGCAGAATATCCGACGCAACATTCTCTTGAACGGCGGCATGGTGCGGGTCGAGCATCACACGTGCTGCATCGGCGGCGAGTCGGCGGACGGCACGGTGGAATTCGAGGTCTTCGAGTACGACAGTCGCATCTCGACCATGCACGGCTACGGCACCGCCGAGGGCGTCGACAACGCCCGGAGGATCCGTGTGCCGGTGCGCCCCGTCTCGGCCGTTATTCCCGTCGGCGAGGAGGATCTGGTCATCAAGATCGACGCCGAGGGCGAGGAACTCGAGATCCTTCAAGCTCTGCTCGCCACGCAAGGGTCGCTGGCCGGGCGGAAGGTCGTCGTGGCTTTCGAATATGCCTATGAGCATTGCCTGCGCGCCGCGATCGCGCCTGAGGCGTTCTTCGAGCTTCTGGAGCACAACGGCATCGACGCCTACTATCTCGACGACAGGACAGGTGCACCAACCCAGCCGTTTGTTCGCGAGAATATGCGTAAGGCTGGCAATGTGACATTCACTTGGGATGGTCACGGGACAGCTCTGCCAGCCACGATGCCCGCGCCCGTGGTTTGAGTCGGTGGCTTCGAAGGGGTGAGACATGCGCCGGGGGCGCTTGACCCCCTGCACGGGCGAACGACCAAGGGTGCCCGGACGTTGCACGGCCTGCACGATTTTGCGGCTGCGGACGGTGGCTGTCAGGACGCGCAGGCGCGTTCGACCAAAGCGCAGATCGCCTGGGCGTCGCGCGTACCGACCACCGTCGCTACGCCGTTTCGGGAGGCGACAACCTGGCCCTGTTCGATCTTGCCGTGAACGACGAGATTGGCGCCGACGCTGGCACCGTCGCCGATCGAGGCGCCGGGCAACAGGCAAGTATGAGCGCCGATCACGATGCCGCGTCCGAGGACGACGTCTCCATAAATGTTGTGCTGCAACTCGAGCGCGACAAGCGGCGATGCCAATGCATCAGCTCTGTAGTCAGCCGAGCAGGTGAAGATCGAGATATGCGTCGACAGCGTCGCACAATCTTCGAACACGACCCGATGACTTGCCGAGCCACCGACATTGGCGAATGCCGCTACATGAACATTGCGGCCGATTTCGACTCGTCCTTTGACTATGCAGAAGTCGTCGATCCGCGAACCGTCGCCGATTGATCCGCTGACGCCGTAGAACGAAGCCTTGCGACTGACCCGGGTGTTGCGCCCGACGGTGTGAAATCCGAGGTTGCGCAGTTCGGCATCCGAATAGAACGGGTTCAACGTCGTCACTCCAATATCGATGATGAGGCGTGACCGGGACAGCAGCCTTTGGTCTGCGGCGTCACACGGGAAGGCGCCTCGTGGGAACCGGTCCCATACCGCAGAAATCGTGCAGACAAGCGGTGACTCAAGTTCAGAGCGAGCTATAAATATCGATCGCGAGTTCGAGGTCTTCGAAAACGCGGCCGCGACCGGCCTTCAGCACCAGCGCCTTGTTGCAGTATTCGCGAATGATACCGATGTCATGGCTGATCAGAATCATCGCGCAGTGCCGCCGCTGAACAAACAGCGCCTCGTGGCATTTGCGATGGAAGCGCTGGTCACCGACGGACATGACCTCGTCGATCAGGAAGCAGTCAAAGTCGATCACCAGCGACAACGCGAAGGCCAAGCGGGCCCGCATGCCGGATGAATAGGTTCGCACCGGCAAGTAGAGCTGACGCCCTAGTTCGGCGAAGTCATCGACAAACTCGATCGTCTCCTTGAGAGGCACGTCATAAACGCGGGCAATGAAGCGGATATTGTCCATGCCGGACATCGACGATTCGAACGCGCCCGCAAAGCCGATCGGCCAGGACATGTTCATATCGCGCGCGATGTAGCCGGTGGTCGGTGGCTCGACGCCGCCGATGATCTTGACCAGGGTCGATTTGCCAGCGCCGTTGCGGCCGAGCACGGCGATCTTCTCGCCCGGGTTGATGTCGAAGCTGATGCCGTCCAGCACCCGACGCAAGCCGACGTGCGTATGGTATTCCTTTACGATATTGTGGACCCGTATGGACTCCCGCGTCGGAGTGCCGACGATCGCGGAACGTTCGGCGACCGCGACTTCGTTCCCCTGCTCGAGCACTGGCGCAGTGCGAGGCTTGAAGATGCGCTGCAGGGCACCGGCGATCATCGTTTGTGCTCCGCGATCACGATCGAGGACTTGCGCGCGATCCAGTAGAACAACAGCGAAGCGCCGATGACGAGCATGAATTCCAGGATGCGCCGCGGATACCGGGCCTGATCCGGCAGGACCGGGCGAACGATCGTCTCGAGATAGAACTGCTGCCGACGTGCTTCCTGGCGAGCGCGCTCCAAAGAGCCGATCGCCGAGGCGAGCTTACGAGACGCGAGTTCCCGCCGCAGCGTGACCTGCTCGAACTCTGAGAGCTTCGAGACCAGTGAATTCTCCCCGCCGACGATCAGTCCGCGCTGCTCATCGATCTGAGCCCGCAGAGCCTTGATGCGGGCCTTCAGCGCCGGGATCTGCGGGTTCTTCGGCGACAGCGCCACGGTTTGTGCCAATGCCGCCTCTTCCTGCGAGACGCGGTTCATCAGCTGCGAAATAATCTCGAAGACGGCGCTCGACTGCGCCTTCGGATCCACAATGAGCTCGCGGTTCCGGAATTCCACCAGCGCCGCCTGGGCCTTTTGGAACGCCGTCTCGCTCTCTTCGACGTCGCGCTTGGCCTGCCGGATCGTATCGGCGATGGCTCGCTCATTCATCTGGTTCACGATGGACTCGCCGAGCTTCAACAGCTGCTCGGCAAGCTCCGTCGCCGACCGCGGGTCGTAGGCACGCACCTCGAGGGTGGTTATCCCGGTGCCGTCCATGCTCACGTTGATCAGATCACGATAACGCGAGAACAAGGCCTCGGAGCTGTTCGAGCCGAACAGGCTCGGAAACCGATGAAACACGTCGACGCCGGTCCCGCCTAGGATCTTGCGAACCAAAGGTTCGACCTTCTCCAGCGCGGCGCGGGACTGCAGGTAGTTGTTGACGGCGTGGGTATCATCCTCCGACCGGGCGACCGACTGTCCACCGCTGAACAGTGCGATCGGCGACTCGCCGCCGCTCTGGATCGAGCGCACGACGTAGGTCGTCTCGGCCGCATACAGGCTCGAGGCAATGAAGCCGTAATAGACGGCCCCGGCCATGATCGGCAGAACCACCATGACGATAAACATCAGGTGACGGCTGAGAAAGCTCGGCCGATGCTCGTTTGCATAGTCGTCGTCGATGCTGGGAAGCACGAGGGGGCCCATGCTTTCGACAGGCTTCAACTCGATGATCGGGACATCCGGTTTGCGACGTGTGTTGATCATTTCGAACTATCGCCTATCAGTCATACCGGATTGCCAGCTTGGCGTAGTCGACCATGAAAAGGCCGATCGCCATCATGATCGCCGACCACCAGAAAACATACCAAGGATCGCCATAGAGGTGAACCTCCGGCGGGAAAAACGCGGAGCGAAACAGTTCATTGACATGAACTTGCGGGTTCAAGAGCAGGATTTTGCGGAAATCATAGGGGATCCAGTCGGAAATATAGAATGTACCCGAGATCGGGATGCCGAAATACATCAGCGGCGGAATGAGGTGTTCCACCCACTCCACGAGTTCGGTCAGGCTCGCGATGATCAGCGCCGACGCGAACAAGTACCAGACCCACAGCAGCCAGGAACCGAACAGCGCAATAGGATCGCGAATAGCCGGTACCAGGTCGAACAGGTAGAGGCCGGCATAGGCGACGAGGAATGCGCCGAGGACGCTGATCGACTCGAGGAGGGTCGTCGAGATCAGTCCGTCGAGCAGATGGATCTTGCGGTGATAGAGCAGGGCCGTGCTGTTACGCAGCTTATGGGTGGCGCGGTTGATGATGTGGCGCTGCAACGTCAGTGTCGCGTAGCCGGATAGCATCAACG
This genomic interval carries:
- a CDS encoding transposase, translating into MAKHRTHSIEFKRQVAQEFLGGETLYGLSQRHDICWNLIRVWVRKFEAGEFDEDVAAAGLLQQYEARIAALERLVGKQALELEFQKGAL
- a CDS encoding FkbM family methyltransferase encodes the protein MDEALLRLDATAEVTAERVARQSTALDQHTAVLLAAHDARAAEFDLLHAHLNAVKHRVDGLVHQVEEQFRTLRGAIDSRASELNATVGQQVASVRGAVDETGAALLAGEVEAAKMRFDLRARIDGVGASIARPKAVEVILSNDREVLIRNGDCFFLFPSTQLNHAVSYLHPEFDLGMRRFVEMNVSPGACFIDIGANVGTMSAVAARRIGATGRIVTVEPIPEFEQNIRRNILLNGGMVRVEHHTCCIGGESADGTVEFEVFEYDSRISTMHGYGTAEGVDNARRIRVPVRPVSAVIPVGEEDLVIKIDAEGEELEILQALLATQGSLAGRKVVVAFEYAYEHCLRAAIAPEAFFELLEHNGIDAYYLDDRTGAPTQPFVRENMRKAGNVTFTWDGHGTALPATMPAPVV
- a CDS encoding ABC transporter ATP-binding protein, with protein sequence MIAGALQRIFKPRTAPVLEQGNEVAVAERSAIVGTPTRESIRVHNIVKEYHTHVGLRRVLDGISFDINPGEKIAVLGRNGAGKSTLVKIIGGVEPPTTGYIARDMNMSWPIGFAGAFESSMSGMDNIRFIARVYDVPLKETIEFVDDFAELGRQLYLPVRTYSSGMRARLAFALSLVIDFDCFLIDEVMSVGDQRFHRKCHEALFVQRRHCAMILISHDIGIIREYCNKALVLKAGRGRVFEDLELAIDIYSSL
- a CDS encoding sugar ABC transporter permease, which gives rise to MLREAMARYGRDNLGFFWLIGEPLILSCGVLIIWTAIGGHGHAEVGMVPLMLSGYATLTLQRHIINRATHKLRNSTALLYHRKIHLLDGLISTTLLESISVLGAFLVAYAGLYLFDLVPAIRDPIALFGSWLLWVWYLFASALIIASLTELVEWVEHLIPPLMYFGIPISGTFYISDWIPYDFRKILLLNPQVHVNELFRSAFFPPEVHLYGDPWYVFWWSAIMMAIGLFMVDYAKLAIRYD